The Coffea arabica cultivar ET-39 chromosome 4e, Coffea Arabica ET-39 HiFi, whole genome shotgun sequence genome includes a window with the following:
- the LOC113741571 gene encoding S-type anion channel SLAH2 isoform X1, with protein MDKSEGINLTERDSSERLPSLIEHIAGNKVAGFDNIKEKSELNYQPAAMCSHCLSPLSMGTVAAAADGQSDLSQTQRLHSVSISMPSTPAGNHSSNAKKVLFNDSNEIIFSNDVSNSAASTNYGGAAELKTTKFHSQPMPTGSTSDEVVANGKFPSHPEGPLRNPAINGLKDKRFDTFKTWSGKLERQISNLRGKNREDTHDSNPQENIEVESLPVDRYFDALQGPELDTLRPSEEIILPEDEQWPFLLRYSISSFGICLGVSSQAIMWKALATSASTKFLHISPDVNLALWCISVALVVIVSSIYFLKVIFYFEAVRREYYHPIRINFFFAPWIALLFLALGVPPSISEKLHATLWYILMFPIFCLELKIYGQWMSGGKRRLSKVANPSNHLSVVGNFVGALLGASMGLKEGPIFFFAIGLAHYMVLFVTLYQRLPTNETLPKELHPVFFLFVAAPSVASMAWANIQGSFDYGSRIAYFIAMFLYLSLAVRINFFRGFRFSLAWWAYTFPMTGAAIATIRYSNAVTNVVTKCLTVILCVTATLTVTALLVTTIIHAFVLRNLFPNDIAIAISQGKPKTTRRWFHRRSGSSDTTTKHIEHYLKFADSEEKDIEASNESAGKV; from the exons ATGGATAAGAGCGAAGGAATTAACCTCACAGAGAGAGATTCTTCAGAAAGACTTCCTTCACTGATTGAACATATTGCTGGAAATAAAGTGGCTGGATTTGATAACATTAAGGAGAAGAGTGAGCTGAATTATCAACCAGCTGCCATGTGTTCTCATTGTTTAAGCCCCTTAAGCATG GGAACTGTGGCAGCAGCTGCAGATGGTCAGAGTGATCTTTCTCAGACTCAAAGACTGCATTCTGTTTCTATTAGCATGCCATCTACTCCTGCGGGAAATCATTCCTCAAATGCGAAAAAAGTACTCTTCAATGATAGTAATGAAATAATTTTCAGCAATGACGTTTCAAATTCTGCTGCTTCAACCAATTATGGTGGTGCTGCAGAACTAAAAACCACAAAGTTTCATTCTCAGCCAATGCCAACAGGTTCAACATCTGATGAGGTTGTCGCAAATGGCAAATTTCCAAGCCATCCAGAAGGTCCCCTTAGGAATCCTGCAATTAACGGACTAAAGGATAAAAGATTTGACACTTTCAAAACTTGGTCTGGGAAGCTTGAGAGGCAAATATCCAATTTACGTGGAAAGAACAGGGAAGATACACATGATTCCAATCCGCAAGAGAATATAGAAGTGGAGAGTTTACCTGTGGACCGGTACTTTGATGCCTTGCAGGGGCCTGAACTTGATACACTACGG CCTTCTGAGGAGATAATTCTTCCTGAAGATGAGCAGTGGCCCTTTCTTCTTCGCTACTCAATCTCTTCATTTGGTATCTGTCTTGGTGTTAGCAGCCAAGCCATTATGTGGAAAGCCCTTGCAACGTCTGCTTCCACAAAATTTCTGCATATAAGCCCCGATGTAAACCTAGCTTTGTGGTGCATATCGGTTGCTCTTGTAGTAATCGTCTCTTCCATTTACTTTCTGAAAGTGATTTTCTACTTTGAAGCAGTTCGGAGAGAATACTATCACCCGATCCGTATCAATTTCTTCTTTGCTCCATGGATAGCACTTCTTTTTTTAGCTCTAGGAGTTCCACCATCAATTTCTGAAAAGCTCCATGCAACTCTATGGTACATTCTTATGTTTCCAATCTTTTGTCTTGAGCTAAAAATTTATGGACAATGGATGTCAGGAGGAAAGAGGAGGCTTTCAAAGGTGGCCAATCCTTCAAATCATCTCTCagttgttggaaattttgttgGGGCATTGCTTGGCGCATCCATGGGGCTAAAGGAAGGGCCTATTTTCTTCTTTGCTATTGGATTGGCTCATTACATGGTCTTATTTGTCACTCTCTACCAAAGACTTCCAACAAATGAGACACTTCCAAAGGAGCTTCACCCAGTATTCTTTTTGTTTGTCGCAGCACCTAGTGTTGCTTCTATGGCGTGGGCAAACATTCAGGGATCCTTTGATTATGGATCACGGATTGCTTACTTCATTGCTATGTTCCTCTATTTATCGCTG GCTGTTCGCATTAACTTTTTCCGAGGCTTCAG GTTTTCTTTGGCATGGTGGGCGTACACTTTTCCAATGACTGGAGCTGCCATTGCCACAATCAGGTATTCAAATGCGGTAACCAATGTAGTGACAAAATGTTTAACTGTGATACTATGTGTAACTGCAACACTCACAGTAACTGCACTACTCGTAACAACAATCATCCATGCTTTCGTGCTTCGAAACCTCTTTCCCAATGACATTGCCATTGCAATTAGTCAAGGAAAGCCTAAAACAACTCGACGATGGTTTCATAGAAGATCTGGCAGCTCTGATACTACTACTAAACATATTGAACACTACCTCAAGTTTGCAGATTCAGAAGAAAAAGATATTGAAGCTTCTAATGAGTCGGCAGGAAAAGTTTGA
- the LOC113741571 gene encoding S-type anion channel SLAH3 isoform X3 encodes MDKSEGINLTERDSSERLPSLIEHIAGNKVAGFDNIKEKSELNYQPAAMCSHCLSPLSMGTVAAAADGQSDLSQTQRLHSVSISMPSTPAGNHSSNAKKVLFNDSNEIIFSNDVSNSAASTNYGGAAELKTTKFHSQPMPTGSTSDEVVANGKFPSHPEGPLRNPAINGLKDKRFDTFKTWSGKLERQISNLRGKNREDTHDSNPQENIEVESLPVDRYFDALQGPELDTLRPSEEIILPEDEQWPFLLRYSISSFGICLGVSSQAIMWKALATSASTKFLHISPDVNLALWCISVALVVIVSSIYFLKVIFYFEAVRREYYHPIRINFFFAPWIALLFLALGVPPSISEKLHATLWYILMFPIFCLELKIYGQWMSGGKRRLSKVANPSNHLSVVGNFVGALLGASMGLKEGPIFFFAIGLAHYMVLFVTLYQRLPTNETLPKELHPVFFLFVAAPSVASMAWANIQGSFDYGSRIAYFIAMFLYLSLAVRINFFRGFRFSLAWWAYTFPMTGAAIATIRFRRKRY; translated from the exons ATGGATAAGAGCGAAGGAATTAACCTCACAGAGAGAGATTCTTCAGAAAGACTTCCTTCACTGATTGAACATATTGCTGGAAATAAAGTGGCTGGATTTGATAACATTAAGGAGAAGAGTGAGCTGAATTATCAACCAGCTGCCATGTGTTCTCATTGTTTAAGCCCCTTAAGCATG GGAACTGTGGCAGCAGCTGCAGATGGTCAGAGTGATCTTTCTCAGACTCAAAGACTGCATTCTGTTTCTATTAGCATGCCATCTACTCCTGCGGGAAATCATTCCTCAAATGCGAAAAAAGTACTCTTCAATGATAGTAATGAAATAATTTTCAGCAATGACGTTTCAAATTCTGCTGCTTCAACCAATTATGGTGGTGCTGCAGAACTAAAAACCACAAAGTTTCATTCTCAGCCAATGCCAACAGGTTCAACATCTGATGAGGTTGTCGCAAATGGCAAATTTCCAAGCCATCCAGAAGGTCCCCTTAGGAATCCTGCAATTAACGGACTAAAGGATAAAAGATTTGACACTTTCAAAACTTGGTCTGGGAAGCTTGAGAGGCAAATATCCAATTTACGTGGAAAGAACAGGGAAGATACACATGATTCCAATCCGCAAGAGAATATAGAAGTGGAGAGTTTACCTGTGGACCGGTACTTTGATGCCTTGCAGGGGCCTGAACTTGATACACTACGG CCTTCTGAGGAGATAATTCTTCCTGAAGATGAGCAGTGGCCCTTTCTTCTTCGCTACTCAATCTCTTCATTTGGTATCTGTCTTGGTGTTAGCAGCCAAGCCATTATGTGGAAAGCCCTTGCAACGTCTGCTTCCACAAAATTTCTGCATATAAGCCCCGATGTAAACCTAGCTTTGTGGTGCATATCGGTTGCTCTTGTAGTAATCGTCTCTTCCATTTACTTTCTGAAAGTGATTTTCTACTTTGAAGCAGTTCGGAGAGAATACTATCACCCGATCCGTATCAATTTCTTCTTTGCTCCATGGATAGCACTTCTTTTTTTAGCTCTAGGAGTTCCACCATCAATTTCTGAAAAGCTCCATGCAACTCTATGGTACATTCTTATGTTTCCAATCTTTTGTCTTGAGCTAAAAATTTATGGACAATGGATGTCAGGAGGAAAGAGGAGGCTTTCAAAGGTGGCCAATCCTTCAAATCATCTCTCagttgttggaaattttgttgGGGCATTGCTTGGCGCATCCATGGGGCTAAAGGAAGGGCCTATTTTCTTCTTTGCTATTGGATTGGCTCATTACATGGTCTTATTTGTCACTCTCTACCAAAGACTTCCAACAAATGAGACACTTCCAAAGGAGCTTCACCCAGTATTCTTTTTGTTTGTCGCAGCACCTAGTGTTGCTTCTATGGCGTGGGCAAACATTCAGGGATCCTTTGATTATGGATCACGGATTGCTTACTTCATTGCTATGTTCCTCTATTTATCGCTG GCTGTTCGCATTAACTTTTTCCGAGGCTTCAG GTTTTCTTTGGCATGGTGGGCGTACACTTTTCCAATGACTGGAGCTGCCATTGCCACAATCAG ATTCAGAAGAAAAAGATATTGA
- the LOC113741571 gene encoding S-type anion channel SLAH3 isoform X2, translating to MDKSEGINLTERDSSERLPSLIEHIAGNKVAGFDNIKEKSELNYQPAAMCSHCLSPLSMGTVAAAADGQSDLSQTQRLHSVSISMPSTPAGNHSSNAKKVLFNDSNEIIFSNDVSNSAASTNYGGAAELKTTKFHSQPMPTGSTSDEVVANGKFPSHPEGPLRNPAINGLKDKRFDTFKTWSGKLERQISNLRGKNREDTHDSNPQENIEVESLPVDRYFDALQGPELDTLRPSEEIILPEDEQWPFLLRYSISSFGICLGVSSQAIMWKALATSASTKFLHISPDVNLALWCISVALVVIVSSIYFLKVIFYFEAVRREYYHPIRINFFFAPWIALLFLALGVPPSISEKLHATLWYILMFPIFCLELKIYGQWMSGGKRRLSKVANPSNHLSVVGNFVGALLGASMGLKEGPIFFFAIGLAHYMVLFVTLYQRLPTNETLPKELHPVFFLFVAAPSVASMAWANIQGSFDYGSRIAYFIAMFLYLSLAVRINFFRGFRFSLAWWAYTFPMTGAAIATISLQIQKKKILKLLMSRQEKFELLA from the exons ATGGATAAGAGCGAAGGAATTAACCTCACAGAGAGAGATTCTTCAGAAAGACTTCCTTCACTGATTGAACATATTGCTGGAAATAAAGTGGCTGGATTTGATAACATTAAGGAGAAGAGTGAGCTGAATTATCAACCAGCTGCCATGTGTTCTCATTGTTTAAGCCCCTTAAGCATG GGAACTGTGGCAGCAGCTGCAGATGGTCAGAGTGATCTTTCTCAGACTCAAAGACTGCATTCTGTTTCTATTAGCATGCCATCTACTCCTGCGGGAAATCATTCCTCAAATGCGAAAAAAGTACTCTTCAATGATAGTAATGAAATAATTTTCAGCAATGACGTTTCAAATTCTGCTGCTTCAACCAATTATGGTGGTGCTGCAGAACTAAAAACCACAAAGTTTCATTCTCAGCCAATGCCAACAGGTTCAACATCTGATGAGGTTGTCGCAAATGGCAAATTTCCAAGCCATCCAGAAGGTCCCCTTAGGAATCCTGCAATTAACGGACTAAAGGATAAAAGATTTGACACTTTCAAAACTTGGTCTGGGAAGCTTGAGAGGCAAATATCCAATTTACGTGGAAAGAACAGGGAAGATACACATGATTCCAATCCGCAAGAGAATATAGAAGTGGAGAGTTTACCTGTGGACCGGTACTTTGATGCCTTGCAGGGGCCTGAACTTGATACACTACGG CCTTCTGAGGAGATAATTCTTCCTGAAGATGAGCAGTGGCCCTTTCTTCTTCGCTACTCAATCTCTTCATTTGGTATCTGTCTTGGTGTTAGCAGCCAAGCCATTATGTGGAAAGCCCTTGCAACGTCTGCTTCCACAAAATTTCTGCATATAAGCCCCGATGTAAACCTAGCTTTGTGGTGCATATCGGTTGCTCTTGTAGTAATCGTCTCTTCCATTTACTTTCTGAAAGTGATTTTCTACTTTGAAGCAGTTCGGAGAGAATACTATCACCCGATCCGTATCAATTTCTTCTTTGCTCCATGGATAGCACTTCTTTTTTTAGCTCTAGGAGTTCCACCATCAATTTCTGAAAAGCTCCATGCAACTCTATGGTACATTCTTATGTTTCCAATCTTTTGTCTTGAGCTAAAAATTTATGGACAATGGATGTCAGGAGGAAAGAGGAGGCTTTCAAAGGTGGCCAATCCTTCAAATCATCTCTCagttgttggaaattttgttgGGGCATTGCTTGGCGCATCCATGGGGCTAAAGGAAGGGCCTATTTTCTTCTTTGCTATTGGATTGGCTCATTACATGGTCTTATTTGTCACTCTCTACCAAAGACTTCCAACAAATGAGACACTTCCAAAGGAGCTTCACCCAGTATTCTTTTTGTTTGTCGCAGCACCTAGTGTTGCTTCTATGGCGTGGGCAAACATTCAGGGATCCTTTGATTATGGATCACGGATTGCTTACTTCATTGCTATGTTCCTCTATTTATCGCTG GCTGTTCGCATTAACTTTTTCCGAGGCTTCAG GTTTTCTTTGGCATGGTGGGCGTACACTTTTCCAATGACTGGAGCTGCCATTGCCACAATCAG TTTGCAGATTCAGAAGAAAAAGATATTGAAGCTTCTAATGAGTCGGCAGGAAAAGTTTGAACTTCTGGCATAA
- the LOC113740989 gene encoding protein SOMBRERO-like, whose translation METSQRLLELEMPVGYRFVPTDEELVKYYLANKVLYKPLPVKIIREIDAHDLYSKHPKCLVGNGTFNDNEREWFFFIYKDEYFLGKTRSTRMVGNGIGFWRFIGEEEPIHNSEGDIFAFKIYLTYFSGSPPHAKKTHWRMEEYRLQTEINGRNKQEVQECILARIIRGRNYTDSI comes from the exons ATGGAAACCAGCCAACGTTTGTTGGAGTTGGAGATGCCTGTTGGGTATAGATTTGTGCCCACTGATGAAGAGCTGGTCAAGTATTATCTGGCTAACAAAGTACTCTACAAACCTCTCCCGGTTAAGATCATCCGAGAAATTGATGCCCACGACCTCTATAGCAAACATCCCAAATGTTTAG TGGGAAATGGTACTTTTAATGATAATGAAAGGGAATGGTTTTTCTTCATATACAAAGATGAATATTTTCTTGGGAAAACAAGATCAACTCGGATGGTTGGAAATGGGATCGGTTTCTGGAGATTCATTGGAGAAGAAGAACCAATTCACAATTCAGAAGGAGATATATTTgctttcaaaatttatttgactTATTTTTCAGGTTCTCCACCACATGCTAAGAAAACACATTGGAGAATGGAAGAATACAGATTGCAGACTGAAATTAATGGCAGAAATAAGCAAGAG GTACAAGAATGTATACTGGCTAGAATTATACGTGGGAGAAATTACACTGATTCTATTTAG